In Pseudomonadota bacterium, one DNA window encodes the following:
- a CDS encoding DUF2914 domain-containing protein, with the protein MTDTTEEDANEDRAADEASYSDETLDTLSDDYIRDLEPESQRYDITLAPDFVISVLPNGIKTWAFIYDFQGRHRRKTLGVFPEMSFDDARTALNKARESMQRMDEPTVAPNEFGQRPAVLSGGHYRARKEKKPINFQLWLRAIAAVVALAILAGAAKLGLDWYQSRPSTTSAQDAPRPDLPFAINTAEDRAPAAELSNPGTPPGTTSTQTPTRPDTASPAPAVTTPTAPSSSTRPASDDRSPVSNDRPTSNTTSSRAPASTSTTGRDSPPPLALANTTATAYGGRVSRSRLTTGVQDLEPVDTLGPEITYKNSGFTRVFYFTELREFSDGVVVHRWLLNGEIQDIVELKVKKSWRWRTYSNKDITPGLNGEWRVETIDATGKILDTESFTYDYR; encoded by the coding sequence ATGACCGACACCACCGAAGAAGACGCAAACGAAGATCGAGCGGCGGACGAGGCGTCTTACAGTGATGAGACTCTCGATACGCTCAGCGACGATTACATCCGCGATCTCGAACCAGAGAGTCAGCGGTACGATATCACGCTCGCACCGGATTTCGTGATCAGCGTACTGCCCAACGGCATCAAAACGTGGGCCTTCATCTACGACTTTCAAGGACGACACCGACGCAAGACGCTCGGCGTATTTCCCGAAATGAGCTTCGACGACGCACGGACCGCCCTCAATAAGGCGCGCGAATCCATGCAGCGCATGGATGAACCGACTGTGGCGCCCAATGAATTTGGTCAACGGCCAGCCGTTTTGAGCGGCGGCCACTATCGCGCGCGCAAAGAAAAAAAACCGATCAATTTTCAATTGTGGCTGCGGGCCATCGCGGCCGTTGTGGCGCTCGCAATATTGGCTGGCGCCGCCAAACTTGGTCTCGATTGGTACCAATCGCGCCCGTCGACAACATCCGCTCAGGATGCGCCGCGCCCCGACCTGCCCTTTGCGATCAACACCGCCGAGGACCGCGCTCCGGCAGCGGAACTGTCGAACCCTGGAACGCCCCCCGGCACGACCTCGACGCAGACGCCGACTCGCCCTGATACAGCATCGCCGGCGCCGGCGGTGACGACACCGACTGCACCCAGTTCCTCGACACGGCCAGCGAGCGACGACCGCTCGCCCGTCTCAAACGATCGGCCCACGTCAAACACAACGTCGAGCCGTGCACCCGCCAGCACGTCGACGACAGGTCGTGACTCGCCGCCGCCCCTGGCGTTGGCGAACACCACAGCCACCGCATATGGCGGGCGCGTTTCGCGCTCGCGATTGACCACCGGTGTACAGGATCTCGAACCGGTCGACACGTTGGGTCCGGAAATCACCTACAAAAACAGCGGCTTTACGCGTGTCTTTTACTTTACCGAGCTGCGCGAGTTTTCCGATGGGGTGGTCGTACACCGCTGGCTGCTGAACGGCGAAATACAGGACATTGTCGAACTCAAAGTCAAAAAGAGCTGGCGTTGGCGCACCTATTCAAACAAGGACATCACCCCCGGACTCAATGGCGAATGGCGCGTCGAGACGATCGACGCGACCGGCAAGATACTGGACACCGAGAGCTTCACCTACGACTATCGCTAA
- the glnE gene encoding bifunctional [glutamate--ammonia ligase]-adenylyl-L-tyrosine phosphorylase/[glutamate--ammonia-ligase] adenylyltransferase — translation MSDLERALERLSLPDELRDVTHRALDAFIRECPVQAKRLAARGLEMSFLRTLATSDYFVSILTRQIGAASEPGANATGERLIDRLLADTAFDAPGVLSVGAPEDAPLDTQRTALRQQRHLNLARILWRANGEVDALETTLDALSALADHQIRQAVTLSHTQVVERTGEPNADRLCVLAMGKLGGGELNVSSDIDLILTHAEAGETDGKRSVTHTEFFARQAKVFADLLATPTAEGFCYRLDTRLRPFGASGQPVVNLAALEHYLATHGREWERYAYIKQRTLTGGESHVRELNALVQSFVYRKYMDYGVYDDLRAMKALIDEEVTRSDLQSDIKRGPGGIRSLEFMVQTLQLVFGGKFPALQTPSFFIALKRLAELDYLPEAMAQAMIADYRFLRRVENGIQGIRDQQTHVLPTAAVDQQRLALLLNTGSYAQLEEALHAVRTRVQALFDDMSLLSKDARSSSMTTTQTFDEVDNNEALRSLQSLRTLRGRLEKTGQARFDQLMPCIVERLQSADDAEYIAPRLTRLLTGIGRRSAYFSLLLENPAVLERVISICRRSPDLADQLAISPVLLDTLVDPRGSSAQLDRDGLEARLQQQLAGVDHNDEEAALIALREFRKAAVFDVAVADLEKQMPLMKISDRLTDIAELTLEQALSLATDHVQARYGVPRSDGGQGAVAAFAIIGYGKLGGIELGFGSDLDLVFLFDDDGNGQTDGEKSVDNSVYFAKLSRRLIHVLTVPTRAGTLYEVDMRLRPSGRSGLLVSRLSAFADYQQKQAWTWEHQAMIRARAVAGDATLKQAFEGFRLAFLSQQRPIDTLRRDVRSMRIRMKKELDKSTASHFDLKQGDGGIVDLEFLVQFLVLAHAAQLPDLAVFSDNVRQLEAIERAGVLDVDVARALRAAYLTMRRHSHTQALAGGSVLIDQSAIREERALVTAQFNAQALAPESSPDILS, via the coding sequence ATGTCAGACCTTGAGCGCGCTCTAGAGCGACTGTCGCTACCCGACGAATTGCGTGACGTCACGCATCGGGCGCTTGATGCGTTTATCAGGGAATGCCCTGTGCAGGCCAAGAGACTGGCCGCTCGTGGCCTTGAAATGTCGTTTCTGCGCACGCTTGCGACTAGCGACTACTTTGTATCCATTCTCACGCGCCAAATTGGTGCGGCTTCCGAGCCCGGTGCGAACGCGACCGGCGAGCGGCTTATTGACCGTTTGCTCGCTGATACGGCATTTGACGCACCGGGCGTGTTGTCTGTCGGTGCGCCCGAGGATGCGCCACTCGATACACAACGCACCGCATTGCGGCAGCAAAGGCATCTCAACCTCGCCCGCATTCTCTGGCGAGCGAACGGCGAGGTGGATGCGCTTGAAACAACCCTCGACGCCTTATCAGCGCTTGCCGATCATCAGATTCGCCAAGCCGTCACACTCAGCCATACGCAGGTGGTCGAACGTACAGGTGAACCGAACGCCGACCGGCTGTGTGTGCTGGCGATGGGTAAGTTGGGGGGTGGAGAGCTCAATGTGTCGTCCGACATCGATCTGATTTTAACCCACGCCGAGGCGGGCGAAACGGACGGCAAACGATCGGTGACACACACAGAGTTTTTTGCACGGCAGGCCAAGGTATTTGCCGATCTTCTGGCGACTCCGACGGCGGAGGGTTTCTGCTATCGACTCGATACGCGGTTGCGTCCTTTCGGCGCGAGCGGGCAACCGGTGGTCAATCTCGCCGCGCTTGAACATTATTTGGCGACCCACGGACGTGAGTGGGAGCGCTACGCCTATATTAAGCAGCGCACGCTCACGGGCGGGGAGTCACACGTCCGCGAACTCAATGCGCTTGTTCAGTCGTTCGTCTATCGCAAATACATGGACTATGGCGTCTACGACGATTTGCGTGCGATGAAAGCACTGATCGACGAAGAGGTGACACGCAGCGACTTACAATCGGACATCAAACGTGGGCCAGGCGGTATTCGCTCACTCGAGTTTATGGTTCAAACTCTGCAGCTGGTCTTTGGTGGAAAGTTTCCTGCATTGCAGACGCCTTCGTTCTTCATTGCTCTCAAGCGCCTCGCCGAGCTTGATTACCTGCCCGAGGCGATGGCGCAGGCGATGATCGCGGACTATCGGTTTTTACGCCGCGTTGAAAACGGTATTCAGGGAATCCGTGATCAGCAGACGCATGTGCTGCCGACGGCAGCGGTGGATCAGCAGCGCTTAGCGTTACTGCTAAATACCGGCTCCTACGCGCAGCTTGAAGAAGCGCTTCATGCGGTTCGCACGCGCGTACAAGCGCTGTTTGACGACATGAGCCTGCTATCTAAAGACGCCCGTTCGTCGAGTATGACCACCACGCAAACGTTTGATGAGGTGGACAACAATGAGGCCCTTCGTTCGTTGCAGTCGTTGCGCACGCTACGGGGGCGGTTAGAAAAAACCGGACAGGCACGGTTCGATCAGTTGATGCCCTGCATTGTTGAACGTCTGCAAAGCGCCGACGACGCCGAGTACATCGCCCCCCGACTGACGCGCTTGCTGACGGGTATCGGTCGGCGGAGCGCTTACTTTTCGCTGCTGCTTGAGAACCCCGCCGTGTTGGAACGGGTGATTTCAATTTGTCGTCGTAGTCCGGATCTGGCCGACCAGCTTGCGATCAGTCCAGTGCTGCTCGACACACTGGTCGATCCACGCGGAAGCAGCGCACAGCTTGATCGTGATGGCCTTGAGGCGCGCTTGCAACAACAACTCGCTGGTGTCGACCACAATGACGAGGAGGCGGCACTGATCGCGTTACGGGAATTTCGCAAAGCCGCGGTGTTTGACGTCGCGGTGGCGGACCTTGAAAAACAAATGCCGCTAATGAAAATCTCCGATCGTCTCACCGACATCGCCGAGCTCACGCTTGAACAAGCGTTGAGCTTGGCCACTGATCATGTGCAAGCACGCTATGGTGTACCTCGCAGCGATGGGGGCCAGGGTGCGGTCGCCGCCTTTGCCATTATTGGTTACGGTAAGCTGGGCGGTATTGAGCTTGGGTTTGGGTCCGACCTCGATCTGGTGTTCTTGTTTGACGATGACGGCAACGGTCAGACCGACGGTGAAAAGTCGGTCGACAATAGCGTCTATTTTGCCAAACTGTCTCGTCGGTTGATCCATGTGCTTACCGTGCCGACGCGAGCTGGCACGTTGTATGAGGTGGACATGCGACTCCGGCCGAGCGGTCGCTCCGGACTATTGGTGAGTCGCCTATCGGCGTTCGCCGACTATCAGCAAAAGCAGGCGTGGACGTGGGAGCATCAGGCCATGATCCGTGCTCGAGCAGTGGCGGGCGATGCGACACTCAAACAGGCATTCGAAGGCTTTCGTCTCGCGTTTTTGTCGCAGCAACGGCCGATCGACACTCTTCGCCGCGACGTGCGCAGCATGCGCATACGCATGAAAAAGGAGCTCGATAAAAGCACGGCCAGCCACTTTGATCTCAAGCAGGGCGATGGAGGCATCGTGGATCTTGAGTTTCTCGTTCAGTTCTTGGTGCTTGCGCATGCCGCACAGTTGCCCGATCTGGCCGTGTTTAGCGATAACGTGCGGCAGTTGGAAGCCATCGAGCGCGCGGGTGTGCTTGATGTAGACGTGGCGCGGGCGCTGCGGGCTGCGTATTTGACCATGCGGCGACACTCGCATACTCAGGCGCTCGCCGGTGGATCCGTGCTCATCGATCAGAGTGCCATTCGCGAGGAGCGCGCCCTGGTCACGGCTCAGTTCAACGCTCAGGCGCTGGCGCCTGAATCGTCGCCTGATATACTTTCTTAA
- a CDS encoding zinc-finger domain-containing protein produces the protein MTIDDLPLHCPLPGTSLWNSHPRVYLPIEKTGTAKCPYCGAVYTLSR, from the coding sequence GTGACCATCGATGATTTGCCACTGCATTGCCCGTTGCCGGGCACGAGTCTGTGGAATTCCCATCCGCGTGTCTATTTGCCCATTGAAAAGACGGGCACCGCCAAATGTCCGTATTGTGGGGCGGTGTATACGCTGAGCCGGTAG
- the rfaD gene encoding ADP-glyceromanno-heptose 6-epimerase → MIIVTGGAGFIGSNIVAYLNAHTSEDVMVVDDLTDGTKFRNLIDADLVDYLDKDDFLGRVKRNESFGQVRAIIHQGACSATTEWDGKYMMDVNYHYSCALLDYCERHQIPLIYASSAAVYGGSDTFAERVEFERPLNVYGYSKLLFDQRVRRRLVQSKAQVVGLRYFNVYGPHEQHKGSMASVAYHFSNQIQDGGVCRLFEGHDGYRSGEQRRDFVFVDDVCRVVGWLLNTPSVSGVFNVGTGRSQTFNDVAQAVIGWHGGGQIQYIPFPDHLDGRYQSFTQADLTQLRAAGYDGEFADVATGTHAYLDRMLGGR, encoded by the coding sequence GTGATCATCGTAACCGGCGGTGCCGGTTTTATCGGCAGCAATATCGTTGCGTATCTCAACGCCCACACCAGCGAAGACGTAATGGTGGTGGACGATCTTACCGATGGGACCAAATTTCGGAATTTGATTGACGCCGATCTTGTGGATTATCTCGACAAGGACGATTTTCTGGGCCGCGTAAAACGGAACGAATCGTTTGGCCAGGTGCGCGCCATTATCCATCAGGGTGCGTGCTCGGCGACGACCGAGTGGGATGGCAAGTACATGATGGACGTGAACTATCATTATTCGTGTGCCTTATTGGACTATTGCGAGCGGCACCAAATACCGCTGATCTATGCGTCTTCGGCCGCGGTTTACGGCGGTAGCGATACATTTGCAGAACGCGTCGAGTTTGAACGGCCGTTAAATGTTTATGGATATTCCAAGCTACTCTTTGATCAACGCGTCCGGCGCCGGCTGGTTCAATCCAAGGCTCAGGTAGTGGGACTGCGATACTTCAACGTCTATGGGCCGCATGAGCAGCATAAAGGGTCAATGGCGAGCGTGGCCTATCACTTTTCCAACCAGATCCAAGACGGCGGTGTGTGTCGTCTGTTTGAGGGGCATGACGGGTACCGCTCCGGCGAGCAGCGTCGTGATTTTGTGTTCGTTGACGATGTGTGCCGAGTGGTTGGCTGGTTGCTCAATACGCCTTCCGTGTCGGGCGTTTTTAATGTCGGCACCGGGCGCAGTCAGACGTTTAATGACGTGGCGCAGGCGGTGATCGGTTGGCATGGCGGCGGCCAAATTCAGTACATTCCGTTTCCTGACCATCTCGACGGCCGCTATCAGAGCTTCACCCAAGCCGACCTGACCCAATTGCGTGCCGCGGGTTACGACGGTGAGTTCGCGGATGTGGCGACGGGCACGCACGCCTACTTGGATCGGATGCTGGGAGGACGGTGA
- the waaF gene encoding lipopolysaccharide heptosyltransferase II produces MTEPRVLIVGPAWVGDMVMAHALVQTVARKQPGASIDIVAPAWSEPLIERMPGVRRAIPLPLGHGQFGWSVRKQLGRALRVERYSQAIIIPRSFKAALVPFFAGIPMRTGYKGEGRYGLLNDIRPLDKSVLDGTAKRYVALGHDRTAVQPQPVPTPVLTAYQDSNVLDRLGLARAKTVALMPGAEYGPAKQWPVVHFRALAERLAANDFQVIVVGSSKEQALGERIVSGLPKTVHNVCGQTSLVEAIDLLSSADVAVSNDSGLMHVAAAVGCSVVGLYGSSSPVFTPPLTENKQIVSQNLSCSPCFKRVCPLGHTRCLNDMTPDEVFTAVSTLRTH; encoded by the coding sequence GTGACCGAACCACGCGTACTCATCGTGGGACCGGCCTGGGTTGGGGATATGGTCATGGCCCACGCTCTGGTGCAAACGGTGGCCCGTAAACAGCCGGGAGCATCAATCGATATTGTCGCGCCCGCTTGGTCCGAACCGCTGATTGAACGGATGCCGGGCGTGCGGCGGGCCATTCCGCTACCGCTTGGGCACGGTCAATTTGGCTGGTCGGTACGCAAACAATTGGGTCGCGCTTTGCGGGTCGAACGCTACAGCCAAGCGATCATAATCCCACGTTCTTTCAAGGCCGCGCTTGTACCGTTTTTTGCTGGCATTCCGATGCGCACCGGGTACAAAGGTGAAGGTCGCTACGGTTTGCTTAACGACATTCGGCCGCTCGACAAAAGCGTGCTGGACGGCACGGCCAAGCGCTATGTAGCGCTGGGTCACGACCGCACAGCGGTTCAACCACAGCCGGTGCCGACGCCGGTATTGACCGCCTACCAGGACAGCAATGTACTCGATCGTTTGGGTTTGGCCCGCGCGAAGACCGTGGCGTTGATGCCCGGCGCGGAATACGGCCCGGCGAAGCAATGGCCTGTGGTTCATTTTCGGGCGCTGGCAGAGCGTCTGGCCGCCAACGATTTTCAAGTCATTGTGGTCGGTTCGAGCAAAGAACAAGCGTTGGGAGAACGGATCGTGAGCGGACTGCCAAAGACCGTTCATAATGTGTGTGGTCAAACCTCGCTTGTCGAGGCCATCGACCTCTTGTCTAGCGCGGATGTGGCGGTGAGCAATGATTCGGGGCTGATGCATGTAGCGGCAGCCGTTGGGTGCTCGGTGGTCGGCTTGTATGGTTCCTCCTCGCCCGTGTTCACGCCACCGCTCACCGAGAATAAACAAATCGTGAGCCAAAACCTGTCGTGCAGCCCCTGTTTCAAGCGAGTCTGCCCGCTTGGGCACACGCGCTGCCTCAACGATATGACGCCCGACGAGGTGTTTACGGCGGTGTCGACGCTTCGTACACATTAA
- a CDS encoding glycosyltransferase family 9 protein yields the protein MNPTSPQSICVLRLSAIGDTCNVVPTVRQLQSTFPDATITWIIGATEHRLLGAFPGVEFIIVDKSGDSQSQQALKASLRARHFDVLLHMHASMRANLLSRYIRATRKVGFDRARARDFQRWFCTERIAPRPRSHVVDGFLQFAMHLGATPAPPCWDLPIDADADAFAARHIVSPTLIISPCSSDRRRNFRNWSVDNYVALAQHAMDTFGLSVMLTGGDTSREHEYGQAIGESVPCTNLIGQTSLPQLLALIARARVVVCPDSGPAHMANGVGTPVVGLFATSNRLRTGPWRYQALAADRYPDAVNRFLGKGVDEVRWGQRVRHPDAMHLIQLTDVTEALARALNTDA from the coding sequence GTGAATCCCACTTCGCCGCAATCAATCTGCGTGCTCAGGCTTTCGGCCATTGGCGACACCTGTAACGTGGTGCCCACCGTCCGACAACTGCAGAGCACCTTTCCCGACGCCACGATCACTTGGATCATCGGCGCAACGGAGCATCGCTTACTCGGCGCGTTTCCCGGCGTTGAGTTTATCATTGTTGATAAAAGTGGCGACAGCCAGTCGCAACAAGCGCTCAAGGCGTCGTTGCGTGCCAGGCACTTCGATGTGCTGTTACACATGCACGCGTCAATGCGAGCAAACTTGTTGAGCCGCTATATCCGAGCGACTCGAAAGGTGGGCTTCGACCGAGCCAGGGCGCGAGATTTCCAGCGCTGGTTCTGCACCGAGCGCATCGCACCGCGCCCGCGCAGTCATGTGGTGGATGGGTTCTTGCAGTTCGCGATGCACCTTGGCGCAACGCCGGCGCCGCCCTGCTGGGATCTTCCGATCGACGCCGACGCCGACGCCTTTGCCGCGCGACACATCGTTTCACCCACTTTGATCATCAGCCCATGCAGTAGTGATCGACGACGAAATTTTCGTAATTGGTCCGTCGACAACTATGTGGCACTCGCACAGCACGCTATGGATACATTCGGTCTCTCGGTCATGTTGACCGGCGGCGATACGAGCCGAGAGCACGAATACGGCCAGGCGATCGGTGAATCAGTGCCCTGCACTAACCTGATTGGTCAAACCTCCTTGCCGCAGTTGCTCGCCCTAATCGCCCGTGCGCGCGTGGTGGTATGCCCAGATTCGGGTCCGGCCCACATGGCCAATGGTGTGGGCACGCCGGTTGTCGGTTTGTTCGCGACATCGAATCGACTTCGCACGGGCCCTTGGCGCTATCAGGCACTAGCCGCCGATCGCTACCCAGATGCCGTGAATCGATTTTTGGGGAAAGGCGTCGACGAGGTTCGTTGGGGGCAACGGGTTCGTCATCCCGATGCCATGCACCTGATTCAACTGACCGACGTCACCGAGGCGCTTGCGCGTGCGCTCAACACCGATGCGTAA